The Vibrio sp. 10N DNA window GGTGATAAGTCGTTTGATGGCTACCGTTTATTGGTTGAGTATTTTGTTTGTCCTGAAAAGTTCTTATTTGTCGATTTAAATGAGTTGCAACCGGATTGGTTTGGCGATGAAAGTGAGGTCGATATTTATCTGTATTTTGATCGCGATTCAGAAGTGCTAGTCAAACAGCTGACCGCTCAAAATGTGCTGCTCGGCTGCGTACCGATAGTGAACACCTTCGATACTGAGCTTGAGCCTATTCGGTTGAATCCGGCTTACTTCGAGCACAAGTTGGTGGCACGCAATCAAGATACTAACAGTTCGGAAATTATCTCTATAAGACATGTGGAGGCCTATGACCAACATGATAGTCAAGTTGATGTATCGCCTTTCTATGGATCTGCTTGTCATGATGAATCCTCAGCTTTGTATTGGTCGTTGCGCCGAGAGGTGACAAATGGCAGCGAGGAGGGGGGGGAGCAGGGTACTGATTCGTTTCTTTCAATGGTAAGCAGCACGGCTAAGCCTATAGAACTGGATCGACAAGAGCGTTGGTTGGTGAATGTGAGTGCAACGTGCAGCAACCGCAATCTGCCTAGCCAATTGCCGACCCGTAAAGAGCAGCTCACACTATTGATTTCTAGTTACCAAGACCTTTTGAAAACCAATACACGTTGCTTGAAGTCCTTTAGTAAACCGGTGAGACCGAAGATGTTTGAGTCGTCGCGTTGGCAATTGGTCAGTCAACTATCCCTCAATCACTTTGCTAATGATCCGGATGGGACAATGCTGAAAACAGTATTGCAGCTCTATGATTTCACTCACGCGCCGCAAACCAAAGTTCTGGTTGAATCTATTCGCAAGATTGAGTTGCGAAGTGCTACAGCAAGAGTAAGGCAGTCTGGAAGAGTTGGCATATGCCAAGGAAACGAGATGGTGGTTGAGTTCTCAGGTCGAGATGTGTCTGGGAGTCAGTTGTTTTTCTTCGGGCAAGTACTGGCGCACTTTTTAGCACAGTATGTGGTGGTAAATAGTTTTTGTCGGTTAACGATTACATTGACCGGAGCTCATGAGCCAGTGCACTGCTGGCCAGCAATGTCGGGTACGCAGGAGTTACTGTGAGTGCACTGAATGGTCAAGGACTGGAAACCATTGAGCAGTTTCACCACTATGTCGCAGCACTTGAAAATGCGCTAGCGGGCAAAGAGGGTCGAGTGGGTACAGATGCATTGCCAAGCTCTGAGTTACTGCATTTTCGATCTTGTACCCATTTAGGCTTCCCAGGCAAAGCGGTTGAAAAAATTGTCGAACCGAATGGCGAGCGAAGCCAATATGAGCTCTTAGTCGGCTTCTTGGGGCTGATCGGTCCAAGCGGCGTAATGCCAAGGCACTTTAGTGAGAGAGTGTTGCGGGAAACGAAAAAGAGAGATGCGGCCACCGCTGATTTTCTCGACATTTTTCATCACCGATTGATCGCTTTGTATCACCGTGCCTGGGAAAAATATCACCATCCAACGCTGTATCAGCATTATTTACAAACTGGCGTGCCAGATGCGATTACTCGAATGTTATTTGTTATTTCGGGTGCCCAAAGTGATCTTGAGGCACGTTATGCAGGGCTTTTGGCCCATCCTAACCGAAACACTAAAAGCCTCAAACAAATCCTTGAGCATATGTCGGGGTGTGATGTTGATATAGAGGAGCGAGTGGGACGATGGTTGCACGTCGAACCTGATCAGCAAAGTCGGCTTGCTAGTCGAATTGAGGAACGCGGGCAGTTTGCATGTTTAGGTGAAGGAGTCTTGGTGGGGAAGCGCGTATGGGATGTGAATTCGACCATTGCCATTACATTACGTCCCCATAGTCGCGCTAAAGCTGAGCGTTATATGCCTCAATCTCCTGCCTTGAAGATTCTTAAGGGTATAACCAAAGCCTACTTGCCAACCCACATTCATTCTGTTTGGCAACTGGCGGTGAAAACAGGGGATTTGCCAGTGTCGACTGTCGGAGCGACAGACGTTGGCTTAGGGCACGGCACTTTGCTGGCTTACCCTGCTAAGCGTGGACATCAAATTATTAATATTTCAATTGGAACTGGGCATTAAAAGGAAAACAGGACGTAATTATGTCAACAATGAGCCTAACAACGTTAGTGGAAAAATTGTCACCCACCGCAACGGTGAGTCTCGAAGCGGCGGCGTCGCTTTGTAATAGTCGAAGTCATAGCAGCGTTGAAATACAACATTGGCTTTTGGCTATGTGCCAGCAGTCGAGTAGTGACTTGTTGGTTGTGTGTGAGCAGTATGAAGTGAATGTCGACAGGCTCGTTTTTGCCCTTAATCAGGATCTTGAATCGTTAAAGTCGGGTCATGATAGCGCGCCTAGCTTATCGAAGCAGTTGGTCTCGTTGATTGAATCGGCTTGGGTGAGCTCAACGTTGGCATTTGGTGAAACTGCTATTGAGCCTATCCACGTGATTCATGCTTTGCTCAGCGATGAAAGCTTGATCCCTTTTACCCCGGGTTACTTACAGAAACTGTCTGTGATTGATCCCGGGGAGCTGGTTAAAAACTGGCAAGGTAGTCACACGGGCTCCGATTTATCACTAAAAGATACTTCGCTTTTAAGTGCGACTTCATCGTCTCCAAACCTTGAGCAGTTTACCGTTGATTTGACACAGATAGCTAAAGAAGGGGGCCTTGATCCCATACTTGGCCGTGATGATGAGATACGGCAAATCATCGATGTGTTGATGCGTCGACGTCAAAATAACCCTATTCTCACTGGTGAAGCTGGTGTGGGTAAAACAGCGGTAGTCGAAGGTTTTGCGCAGCGGATTGCAAAAGGTGATGTGCCAGAAAGTCTGCGTGATGTCAGAGTATTGTCGCTAGATTTAGCTCTGCTTCAGGCTGGCGCAGGTGTGAAAGGTGAGTTTGAGAATAGGCTTAAAAACGTTATCAAAGAAGTGAAAGCGTCGGTTGCACCAATCGTCATTTTTATTGACGAAGCACATTCGTTAATTGGTAGCGGAGGTGGATCGGGTCAAAATGATGCGGCAAATATTCTTAAGCCGGCATTAGCTCGAGGTGAGCTTCGAACAATTGCAGCAACGACCTGGGCGGAATACAAAAAATACTTTGAAAAAGACGCGGCATTGACTCGTCGTTTCCAAGTCGTAAAAGTGGAAGAG harbors:
- the tssF gene encoding type VI secretion system baseplate subunit TssF, giving the protein MSDELLKYYNRELAYLRHMGSEFAERHPKIAGNLKISGEHIEDPHVSRLLEGVALLTAQIRQKLDDSFPELTEALVGKLFPDYHAPIPSSSIIKLTTENMTDNGLTIPSGTKVESIADGYKNCLFKTCYDTKLWPAEISLAKFRGAPFEAPKPAFDAAALSVLKLRLSSNYSDIKLKDIGIDRLRLYLNGQPQLSYELYQLLNQSLVGIALSSVSSLKPITYLSPKHIAPVGFESNQKVVPYGDKSFDGYRLLVEYFVCPEKFLFVDLNELQPDWFGDESEVDIYLYFDRDSEVLVKQLTAQNVLLGCVPIVNTFDTELEPIRLNPAYFEHKLVARNQDTNSSEIISIRHVEAYDQHDSQVDVSPFYGSACHDESSALYWSLRREVTNGSEEGGEQGTDSFLSMVSSTAKPIELDRQERWLVNVSATCSNRNLPSQLPTRKEQLTLLISSYQDLLKTNTRCLKSFSKPVRPKMFESSRWQLVSQLSLNHFANDPDGTMLKTVLQLYDFTHAPQTKVLVESIRKIELRSATARVRQSGRVGICQGNEMVVEFSGRDVSGSQLFFFGQVLAHFLAQYVVVNSFCRLTITLTGAHEPVHCWPAMSGTQELL
- the tssG gene encoding type VI secretion system baseplate subunit TssG, coding for MSALNGQGLETIEQFHHYVAALENALAGKEGRVGTDALPSSELLHFRSCTHLGFPGKAVEKIVEPNGERSQYELLVGFLGLIGPSGVMPRHFSERVLRETKKRDAATADFLDIFHHRLIALYHRAWEKYHHPTLYQHYLQTGVPDAITRMLFVISGAQSDLEARYAGLLAHPNRNTKSLKQILEHMSGCDVDIEERVGRWLHVEPDQQSRLASRIEERGQFACLGEGVLVGKRVWDVNSTIAITLRPHSRAKAERYMPQSPALKILKGITKAYLPTHIHSVWQLAVKTGDLPVSTVGATDVGLGHGTLLAYPAKRGHQIINISIGTGH